Genomic window (Thermotoga sp. SG1):
GGAGGACATATGGTGTCCATGAGTCCAACGGAAAACAAGGCAGGTATTTTTGCCCTTGCCGCAAAATTCACGCCGTCGAAGTAGGAAAGTGTTCTGAAAACAATCTCTTCTTTGTCCCTGTGAGTTTTGAGAAAGTTTGTGATCTCCACGTATGGATGTGTATCAACAAGTTGCACAGCCCTTCTGAAGTGACACAGGAACGGAACATCACATAGTAAAGCCTTCACCTTGTTTGACAGGACGCTCACTGCAAGTGCGATTCCTCCACCCTGACTGCCTCCCGCCACTACCACTCTGTTCGGGTCCACTCGGGGGAAGGAAATAGCTGTTTCTACCGCTCTGACTGCATCAACAAAGACCCTTCTGTAGTAATAAGTTCTTGGATCTAAAATGCCCCTCGTCATGAATCCAGGATACTGAGGATTGACTGGACCTTCAGGGTAATCCGGTGTATCTCCTTTCATCCAGCCACTTCCCTGACCCCTGGTGTCCATTACAAAACAGATGTAACCCATCGACGGCCAGAACAGCCAGTCGTGTGGAAAACCTCTTCCACCGTTGTAACCTATGTACTGTACAACACAGGGAAGTTTTTCTTCTTCCAACTTTGGAACAAGAAGCCAACCTTTTATCCTTTGTCCTTTGTATCCAGAAAAAGTAACGTCGTACGCTTCAACCGTCTTGAGGTGAAAGTCCACTTTCTCAAAAACAGGGTCCAGAGGAAACCTTTCACTCTCTTTGAGTGTTTCATCCCAGAATTGATCGAAATCTTCTTCTTCGTACCGCTCCGGCCGGTACTTTTTCAGATCCTCAAGCGGCATATCGAAGAAGGCCATTTTTTATCACTCCTCGTAGACCTCTGTGAAGAACTTTCTCTTTCCAAGTACTTCTCTTTTGCTACTGGTGACGGTGAAAGAGCCGATGAGTCTTATGTCTTCAGAAGAACTTCCCACCATGACTTTGAACTCGCCTGGCTCCACAACGAGCTTCATATCCCTGTCGTAGTAGGAGAGGACATCCATGTGAAGTCTGAACACAACCGTCTTCTTCTCCTTCGCCTTCAAAGAAACCCTCTTGAAACCCTTCAGTTCCTTCACAGGCCTTGTCACACTTGCAAACTCCCGACCGATGTAAAGCTGAACCACCTCGTCTCCATCCATGTCTCCCACGTTTTCCACATCGACCTTTATCACAACCTCTCCGGCCGGAGGCACTTCCTTTGGCTCTATCCTCAGGTTGCTGTACTCAAACTTCGTGTAAGACAGGCCGTGTCCGAAGGGAAAGAGGGGCTTTGTGCTCTCGTCCACATAATCTCCGTGCCAGTGAGACCTTCCTCCAGAGGGTTTGACGTAGTGGAAGACAGGGATTTGGCCTGCGCTTCTTGGAAAACTGATCGGAAGTTTTCCAGAGGGATTCACCTTTCCGTAGATGACATCAACGATC
Coding sequences:
- a CDS encoding acetylxylan esterase — its product is MAFFDMPLEDLKKYRPERYEEEDFDQFWDETLKESERFPLDPVFEKVDFHLKTVEAYDVTFSGYKGQRIKGWLLVPKLEEEKLPCVVQYIGYNGGRGFPHDWLFWPSMGYICFVMDTRGQGSGWMKGDTPDYPEGPVNPQYPGFMTRGILDPRTYYYRRVFVDAVRAVETAISFPRVDPNRVVVAGGSQGGGIALAVSVLSNKVKALLCDVPFLCHFRRAVQLVDTHPYVEITNFLKTHRDKEEIVFRTLSYFDGVNFAARAKIPALFSVGLMDTICPPSTVFAAYNHYTGPKEIRIYPYNNHEGGGSFQAIEQVKFLKRLFEEG